In the Patescibacteria group bacterium genome, one interval contains:
- a CDS encoding tRNA-dihydrouridine synthase codes for MNNFWQKLNKPFYCLAPIAGVSDSAFRQMCKAYGADVVYSEMASVNALSFAPEKTLEMLRFEESERPYVVQLFGSEEGNFEKAVRIIEKEIKPDGIDINFGCPVPKVAKQNAGAELAKDLVQSRKVVEVVVKTATVPVSVKIRKKAGDVDALQFLDNIKDLDVKAVMIHGRDLKQMHVGEVDAEIIRQARNHFGGIIIANGGVKDLQSAQDLLIKSGADGLGIAQGAFGKPWIFSEIKSGELPASVFDVALQHAESAFKLRGKTGILEMRKHLCWYVQGLPGARKIREEFVRVETIEDIRNIIKKNVQ; via the coding sequence ATGAATAATTTCTGGCAAAAACTGAATAAACCTTTTTACTGTCTCGCTCCTATTGCGGGCGTGTCTGATTCGGCTTTTCGACAGATGTGCAAGGCTTATGGTGCGGATGTGGTGTATAGTGAGATGGCATCGGTAAATGCGCTTAGTTTTGCGCCGGAGAAAACTTTGGAGATGTTGCGGTTTGAGGAATCGGAGCGGCCTTATGTGGTGCAGTTGTTTGGGAGTGAGGAGGGGAATTTTGAAAAGGCGGTGCGGATAATTGAAAAAGAAATTAAACCGGATGGAATTGATATTAATTTTGGCTGTCCTGTGCCAAAGGTGGCGAAACAGAATGCGGGGGCGGAATTGGCGAAGGATTTGGTGCAATCACGCAAGGTGGTGGAAGTGGTGGTGAAGACGGCGACCGTGCCGGTGTCTGTGAAGATTCGAAAAAAAGCCGGCGACGTGGACGCTTTACAATTCTTGGATAATATTAAGGATTTGGACGTGAAAGCGGTAATGATTCATGGGCGGGATTTGAAGCAGATGCATGTGGGTGAAGTGGATGCGGAAATTATTAGACAAGCGCGGAATCATTTTGGCGGAATTATTATTGCTAATGGTGGTGTGAAGGATTTACAAAGTGCGCAAGATTTATTAATAAAGTCTGGCGCAGATGGATTGGGGATTGCTCAGGGAGCGTTTGGGAAGCCGTGGATTTTTAGTGAAATTAAAAGTGGTGAATTGCCGGCAAGTGTTTTTGATGTTGCTTTACAACATGCCGAATCGGCGTTTAAGTTGAGAGGAAAGACTGGGATATTAGAAATGCGGAAACATTTGTGCTGGTATGTGCAGGGCCTGCCGGGCGCTAGAAAGATACGTGAAGAGTTTGTGCGCGTAGAAACAATCGAAGACATTAGGAATATAATCAAAAAGAACGTTCAATAA
- a CDS encoding alpha/beta hydrolase: protein MSKRLFIIHGWEADPNSNWFPWLKLEASKLGFEVFVPAMPNTAHPVKDEWIAYLNKLVGVVDENTYFIGHSLGVIAILKFLEQVPVGQKAAVAILVAGFSESLGIPEVESFTNTLLDYEKVKQSAVKFIIYQSDNDPLIPLKSAVVMQEKFNADIIVIKNTDSPEDDLLQQGNHLCEGTGDFAFPEILDNLKDYKK from the coding sequence ATGTCAAAAAGACTATTTATAATCCATGGTTGGGAAGCTGATCCAAATAGTAATTGGTTTCCTTGGTTAAAACTAGAAGCAAGCAAGCTTGGCTTTGAGGTTTTTGTGCCGGCGATGCCGAATACGGCTCATCCAGTCAAAGACGAATGGATTGCGTATTTGAATAAATTAGTTGGTGTCGTCGATGAAAATACTTATTTCATCGGCCATAGTTTGGGCGTGATTGCGATTTTAAAATTTTTGGAGCAAGTGCCAGTCGGACAAAAAGCGGCCGTGGCGATTTTAGTTGCTGGTTTTTCTGAGTCACTGGGTATTCCTGAGGTGGAAAGTTTTACGAATACACTGCTTGATTATGAAAAAGTAAAACAAAGTGCCGTGAAGTTTATCATTTATCAATCAGATAATGATCCCTTGATTCCTTTGAAGAGCGCGGTTGTTATGCAAGAAAAATTTAACGCGGATATAATTGTCATTAAAAATACAGATAGTCCAGAGGACGATTTATTGCAACAAGGCAATCATCTCTGTGAAGGGACGGGCGATTTTGCTTTTCCGGAAATATTGGATAATTTAAAAGACTATAAAAAATAA
- a CDS encoding magnesium transporter CorA family protein, whose amino-acid sequence MSNYQKISKNIHEVTIDNPNTVGGELTWLNITDPGKAEIQFLRQSKKHNFSLAHLQASSTKATAQRPLVEKGSDYLFLILHFPVMRNGSIFSTEIEFFIGKDYVVTLHENIKVLNDFFSICKKDGERLLSTKHESTAVLLYEILERLMVDTYQVLDKMNISINNVEKLIFEQETKKAVSDILFLRRNIISTRRIMQSHKNIIKKLTQPETDLVEDAEVRKYYFTLLELSKRIWESLENQKEMIEVLNSTNESLMNYNMNDIMKTLTIISVIVFPLTLFAAIFSMKVENGMPFLTTPYGFWFIIGLMVIGGLSMLLFFKKKKWL is encoded by the coding sequence AACCCCAACACTGTTGGTGGTGAATTGACTTGGTTAAATATTACCGATCCAGGCAAAGCTGAGATTCAATTTTTACGCCAAAGTAAAAAACACAACTTCTCACTCGCCCATCTTCAAGCTTCCTCCACTAAGGCAACGGCGCAAAGACCTTTGGTGGAAAAAGGTAGCGACTATCTCTTTCTCATTCTCCATTTTCCCGTCATGCGCAATGGTTCGATTTTTTCAACTGAGATTGAATTTTTTATTGGCAAAGATTATGTTGTTACCCTTCATGAAAATATCAAAGTTCTAAATGATTTTTTCAGCATTTGCAAAAAAGACGGCGAACGCTTACTGTCAACCAAGCACGAATCAACGGCTGTTTTGCTTTACGAAATATTAGAAAGATTAATGGTTGATACTTATCAAGTCTTAGACAAGATGAATATCTCCATTAACAACGTTGAGAAATTAATCTTTGAACAAGAAACTAAAAAAGCCGTTTCTGATATTTTATTTTTACGACGAAATATTATTAGCACCCGTCGCATTATGCAAAGCCACAAGAATATTATCAAAAAATTAACCCAACCAGAAACTGACTTAGTTGAAGACGCAGAGGTTCGTAAATATTATTTTACCTTATTAGAATTATCCAAAAGAATTTGGGAATCCCTAGAAAACCAGAAAGAAATGATTGAAGTCTTGAACAGTACTAATGAGTCGTTAATGAATTACAACATGAATGATATTATGAAAACACTGACAATAATCTCCGTAATTGTCTTTCCGCTCACCCTCTTTGCCGCTATATTCAGCATGAAAGTTGAAAACGGCATGCCCTTTCTTACTACACCGTATGGTTTTTGGTTTATCATCGGCTTAATGGTTATTGGAGGCCTATCAATGCTTCTATTTTTCAAAAAGAAAAAGTGGTTATAA
- the rnpA gene encoding ribonuclease P protein component: MKYQSLTRKKDFDELFARGRGRKSNFLLLKFLPNTDGDTKVAIIVSKKISKLAVIRNRNKRKVRVALQSVDLKAGHNYALIILKDVSELGQIELEKDFGILVSVKK, encoded by the coding sequence ATGAAATATCAATCACTAACAAGAAAGAAAGACTTTGATGAACTCTTCGCCCGCGGTCGCGGCCGGAAGAGTAATTTTTTATTGTTAAAATTCTTGCCCAATACAGATGGCGACACCAAGGTCGCTATTATTGTTAGTAAGAAAATTTCTAAATTGGCGGTGATTCGAAATCGGAATAAAAGAAAAGTGCGCGTGGCGTTGCAAAGTGTGGACTTGAAAGCAGGGCACAATTATGCGCTGATTATTTTAAAAGATGTGAGTGAGCTTGGCCAGATTGAATTAGAAAAAGATTTTGGGATTTTGGTATCTGTTAAAAAATAA
- the secA gene encoding preprotein translocase subunit SecA produces MSIITKIFGDPNLKIIKSLQPIVDQINALEAKYEAMSVEELQGITAKLRAELGIIPITNYQLQAASEKNKDEKSKLELQEKLNALLPEAFAAVREAARRTVGQRHYDVQMVGGIILHRGQIAEMKTGEGKTLVATLPLYLNALTGQSVQLITVNDYLSKVGAGLTARIYEALGMTTGVIIHESALKYDPEYINEAETEEKLKHFKRVPRQDAYRCDVVYGTNNEFGFDYLKDNMVSSLDQMVQRGFYYTIVDEIDSILIDEARTPLIISAPAEESTDKYYKFSELVKQLIENEDYNVDEKMKAATLSEAGITKMEKWLGVENIYTIGGIREVHHIEQALKAHALFLNERDYIVKDGEVVIVDEFTGRLMHGRRYSEGLHQAIEAKESVKIQRESQTLATVTFQNYFRLYEKLAGMTGTAATEAEEFHKIYNLEVVSIPTNKPNVRIDQNDLIYKTEMGKFAAVTQAVKELHKKGQPVLVGTISIAKNELLANFMEREGLRPQVLNAKNHDKEARFIADAGKLGTITIATNMAGRGVDIMLGGVAPEKDSPEYAEWQESSRKVKELGGLHVIGTERHESRRIDNQLRGRAGRQGDPGSSQFFVSMDDDLMRIFGGDRMKSIMTSLKLPEDMPIENKLISRSIESAQKKVEGNNFDIRKHLVDYDDVINKHREAIYRKRLEILTLSEINKLSESSTEVEGEKKTLSDIILTMVENEIEQVVAFHAAADEIKDWNVAEIYQTMTTIFPIGERLKDDLQKKFLEGDHKFDRAKARTEIIEHLYGMAKNVYDELQMRLKDLGVDWSDIEKSILIRAIDMMWIEHLEAVASVRQGIGLRGYGQRDPLIEYKKEAFGLYNQLNNLIDKEVVYSIYKIGMMHGGQAQEIKAPSLLEQAKQFSAPEKTMSDNSASFAEYKKDDSAGHRETVDLIHEKVKDEDGNKVGRNDLCPCGSGKKYKKCCGK; encoded by the coding sequence ATGTCTATTATTACGAAAATTTTTGGAGACCCAAATTTAAAAATAATTAAGAGCTTGCAACCGATTGTTGATCAAATTAATGCTTTAGAGGCGAAATATGAGGCTATGAGTGTTGAAGAGCTTCAGGGTATAACCGCAAAATTACGCGCGGAACTAGGTATTATACCAATTACTAATTATCAATTGCAGGCAGCCAGTGAGAAGAATAAGGATGAAAAGTCTAAGCTGGAATTACAAGAAAAGCTAAATGCATTGTTGCCGGAGGCGTTTGCAGCTGTGCGTGAGGCAGCGCGACGAACAGTGGGGCAGAGGCATTATGATGTGCAGATGGTTGGTGGTATTATTTTGCACCGTGGGCAGATCGCAGAGATGAAGACTGGTGAGGGTAAAACCTTGGTAGCGACTTTGCCTTTGTATTTGAATGCCTTGACTGGACAGAGTGTGCAGTTGATTACCGTGAATGATTATTTGTCTAAAGTTGGTGCTGGTTTGACCGCGCGTATTTATGAAGCCTTGGGCATGACAACGGGTGTGATCATTCATGAGAGTGCCTTGAAGTATGACCCGGAATATATTAATGAGGCTGAGACGGAAGAGAAGTTAAAACACTTCAAGCGGGTGCCACGTCAAGACGCGTATCGCTGCGATGTGGTCTATGGAACAAATAATGAATTCGGATTTGATTACTTGAAAGATAATATGGTATCGAGCTTGGACCAGATGGTGCAACGTGGTTTTTATTATACCATTGTCGATGAAATTGATTCTATTTTGATTGATGAGGCGCGTACTCCTTTGATTATTTCTGCACCAGCAGAAGAGTCAACTGATAAATATTATAAATTTTCTGAACTGGTAAAACAATTAATAGAAAATGAAGACTATAACGTTGATGAAAAAATGAAAGCGGCGACATTGTCTGAGGCTGGTATTACTAAAATGGAAAAATGGTTGGGCGTGGAGAATATTTATACCATTGGTGGCATTCGTGAAGTGCATCATATTGAACAAGCTTTGAAAGCACATGCATTATTCCTGAACGAACGTGATTATATCGTTAAAGATGGTGAGGTTGTTATTGTTGACGAATTCACCGGCCGATTGATGCATGGCCGTCGTTATAGTGAGGGCTTGCACCAAGCGATTGAAGCTAAAGAGAGTGTGAAGATTCAACGTGAATCGCAAACTTTGGCAACAGTGACCTTTCAAAATTATTTTAGATTATACGAAAAATTAGCCGGTATGACTGGTACGGCGGCGACAGAAGCTGAAGAGTTTCATAAGATCTATAATTTGGAGGTGGTGTCAATTCCAACGAATAAGCCGAATGTGAGAATTGACCAAAATGATTTAATTTACAAGACGGAGATGGGTAAGTTTGCGGCGGTGACACAAGCGGTAAAGGAATTGCATAAAAAAGGGCAACCGGTTTTAGTGGGTACGATTTCAATTGCAAAGAATGAGCTCTTGGCAAATTTTATGGAGCGCGAGGGCTTACGGCCACAAGTTTTGAATGCCAAGAATCATGATAAGGAAGCGCGCTTTATTGCTGATGCCGGTAAGCTGGGTACCATTACGATTGCCACTAATATGGCTGGTCGTGGTGTTGATATTATGCTTGGCGGTGTGGCACCAGAAAAGGACAGTCCTGAATATGCCGAGTGGCAGGAAAGTAGCCGCAAGGTGAAAGAATTGGGTGGTTTGCACGTGATTGGTACTGAGCGTCATGAGTCACGTCGTATTGATAATCAACTTCGTGGTCGTGCCGGTCGTCAAGGTGATCCTGGTTCATCACAATTCTTTGTGTCGATGGATGATGACTTGATGCGTATATTTGGTGGTGATCGAATGAAGTCGATTATGACTAGTTTAAAATTGCCGGAAGATATGCCGATTGAGAATAAGCTAATTTCTAGATCTATTGAATCAGCTCAGAAAAAAGTCGAAGGCAATAACTTTGATATTCGTAAGCATTTAGTGGATTATGATGATGTGATTAATAAACACCGAGAAGCGATTTATCGTAAGCGTTTGGAGATTTTGACTTTGTCCGAAATAAATAAATTAAGTGAATCCTCTACGGAAGTTGAGGGCGAAAAGAAGACTTTGAGTGATATTATTTTAACAATGGTGGAGAATGAAATTGAGCAGGTGGTGGCTTTTCATGCGGCAGCTGATGAAATCAAGGATTGGAATGTGGCCGAGATTTATCAGACGATGACCACAATTTTTCCGATTGGAGAACGATTAAAAGATGATTTACAAAAGAAATTTTTGGAAGGTGATCATAAGTTCGACCGAGCGAAAGCGCGTACAGAGATTATTGAGCATTTATACGGAATGGCCAAGAATGTTTATGATGAATTGCAAATGAGACTCAAAGATTTGGGCGTTGATTGGAGTGATATCGAGAAATCAATCTTGATTCGCGCGATTGACATGATGTGGATTGAGCATTTGGAAGCAGTGGCGAGCGTGCGCCAAGGCATCGGCCTACGTGGTTACGGTCAACGTGATCCTTTGATTGAATATAAAAAAGAAGCCTTCGGTCTTTATAACCAACTTAATAATTTGATTGATAAGGAAGTGGTGTATAGTATTTATAAGATTGGCATGATGCACGGCGGTCAAGCGCAAGAAATTAAAGCGCCAAGTTTGCTTGAACAGGCGAAGCAATTCAGCGCTCCCGAGAAAACTATGAGCGATAACTCAGCTAGTTTTGCAGAATATAAAAAAGATGACAGTGCCGGTCATCGCGAAACAGTTGACTTGATTCATGAAAAGGTAAAAGATGAAGATGGTAACAAAGTTGGTCGCAATGATTTATGTCCTTGTGGATCAGGGAAGAAATATAAAAAATGCTGCGGTAAATAA